A single region of the Bacteroides luhongzhouii genome encodes:
- a CDS encoding dihydroorotate dehydrogenase-like protein gives MTDLKTTFAGLSLRNPIIISSSGLTNSAGKNKKLAEDGAGAIVLKSLFEEQIMLEADQLKDPAFYPEASDYLEEYIREHKLSEYLTLIKESKKVCPIPIIASINCYTDSEWIDFAKQIEEAGADALEVNILALQSEVQYTYGSFEQRHIDILRHIKQTVNIPVIMKLGDNLTNPVVLIDQLYANGAAAVVLFNRFYQPDINIEKMEHISGEIFSNASDLATPLRWIGIASAVVDKIDYAASGGIANAESVVKAILAGASAVEVCSAVYLNTNAFIGEANRFLSAWMERKGFENIAQFKGKLNIKDIKGVNTFERTQFLKYFGKKE, from the coding sequence ATGACCGATTTAAAAACTACTTTCGCAGGGCTTTCTCTTAGAAACCCTATCATCATCAGTAGCTCAGGGCTGACCAATAGTGCCGGAAAAAACAAAAAATTGGCCGAAGATGGCGCCGGTGCTATCGTTCTGAAATCACTGTTTGAGGAACAGATCATGCTGGAAGCAGATCAACTGAAAGACCCGGCTTTCTATCCGGAAGCCAGTGACTATCTGGAAGAATATATCCGTGAGCATAAGTTGTCCGAATACCTGACTTTGATAAAAGAAAGCAAAAAGGTATGCCCCATTCCCATCATTGCCAGCATCAACTGCTACACTGACTCCGAATGGATCGACTTTGCAAAGCAAATTGAAGAAGCCGGCGCCGATGCATTGGAAGTCAATATCCTCGCCTTACAATCAGAAGTGCAATATACATACGGTTCATTCGAACAACGCCACATCGACATTCTCCGCCACATCAAGCAGACGGTTAACATTCCCGTTATCATGAAGCTGGGCGATAACCTGACCAATCCTGTGGTATTAATCGATCAGTTGTATGCCAACGGTGCAGCCGCAGTTGTTCTCTTCAACCGGTTCTATCAGCCGGATATCAACATCGAAAAGATGGAGCATATTTCAGGAGAAATATTCAGTAATGCTTCCGACCTCGCCACTCCGCTCCGCTGGATCGGAATTGCGTCCGCAGTAGTAGACAAGATCGACTATGCGGCTTCCGGTGGTATTGCCAACGCAGAATCAGTAGTAAAAGCAATCCTTGCCGGTGCTTCAGCCGTAGAAGTATGTAGTGCAGTCTATCTGAATACAAACGCATTCATCGGAGAAGCCAATCGCTTCCTCTCTGCATGGATGGAACGCAAAGGATTCGAAAATATAGCTCAATTCAAAGGCAAACTGAATATCAAAGACATTAAAGGCGTCAATACATTCGAACGTACACAATTCCTTAAATATTTCGGAAAAAAAGAATAA
- a CDS encoding DedA family protein — MESVAELLKWVLENLNYWVVTIFMAIESSFIPFPSEAVVPPAAWKAMADDSMNIFLVVLFATIGADIGALVNYYLARWLGRPIVYKFANSRLGHMCLIDEEKVHHAEEYFRKHGAASTFFGRLIPAVRQLISIPAGLAGMKLGPFLLYTTLGAAIWNSVLALLGYLIYRFTDLKTTNDVYVMATTYSHEIGYVIIAVVVLVIGFLAYKGLKKKK; from the coding sequence ATGGAATCAGTAGCAGAACTTCTTAAATGGGTATTAGAAAACTTGAACTATTGGGTAGTCACCATTTTTATGGCTATCGAAAGTTCTTTTATTCCCTTCCCCTCGGAAGCCGTAGTGCCACCTGCCGCATGGAAAGCTATGGCAGACGACAGTATGAATATCTTTCTCGTGGTCCTATTTGCCACCATAGGAGCCGATATCGGTGCATTAGTAAATTATTACCTGGCACGTTGGCTGGGTCGTCCTATTGTCTATAAATTCGCCAACAGCCGTTTAGGGCACATGTGCCTTATTGACGAGGAAAAAGTACACCATGCAGAAGAATATTTCAGAAAGCACGGCGCAGCCTCCACTTTCTTTGGCCGTCTCATTCCGGCTGTACGCCAACTTATCAGTATTCCCGCAGGATTAGCCGGCATGAAATTAGGACCTTTCCTACTTTACACCACTCTAGGCGCTGCGATATGGAACAGTGTATTGGCTCTACTCGGATACCTGATCTACCGGTTTACAGACCTCAAAACCACTAATGACGTCTATGTAATGGCAACCACATACAGCCACGAAATCGGCTATGTCATTATAGCAGTGGTGGTGTTAGTCATCGGGTTCCTAGCTTATAAGGGACTGAAGAAGAAAAAATAA
- a CDS encoding HdeD family acid-resistance protein, translating into METVFNEIQHSVKNWWTSLLLGIVYIIVALWLMFSPVSTYVALSIIFSVSMLISGILEIIFAFSNRKGVPSWGWYIVGGLIDLVLGIYLIAYPMVSMEVIPFIIAFWLMFRGFSSTGYSIDLKRYGTRDWGWYMAFGILAILCSLLILWQPAIGALYAVYMISFTFLIIGLFRVMLSFELKNLHKRK; encoded by the coding sequence ATGGAAACAGTATTCAATGAGATTCAACATTCAGTAAAAAATTGGTGGACTTCTCTTCTTTTGGGAATTGTGTATATCATTGTAGCTCTTTGGCTCATGTTCTCACCCGTGAGCACCTATGTAGCTTTAAGTATCATTTTCAGCGTATCGATGTTGATAAGCGGTATTTTGGAAATCATCTTCGCTTTTAGCAACCGGAAAGGTGTCCCGAGTTGGGGATGGTATATCGTAGGCGGACTGATCGACCTTGTTCTGGGTATCTACCTGATTGCCTACCCAATGGTCAGCATGGAAGTCATTCCCTTTATCATAGCCTTCTGGCTTATGTTCCGCGGCTTCTCCTCCACCGGCTATTCCATCGACTTGAAACGTTACGGAACCCGCGATTGGGGCTGGTACATGGCTTTCGGTATCCTTGCCATTCTGTGTTCTCTTTTAATATTATGGCAACCTGCCATAGGAGCACTCTACGCAGTCTACATGATTTCTTTTACTTTCCTCATCATCGGGCTTTTCCGTGTCATGCTTTCATTTGAACTAAAAAATCTGCATAAAAGAAAATAA
- a CDS encoding DUF4494 domain-containing protein yields MAMHTWFECKIRYEKVMENGMQKKVTEPYLVDALSFTEAEARIIEEMTPFISGEFTVSDIKRANYSELFPSDEESADRWFKCKLIFITLDEKSGAEKKTSTQVLVQAADLRDAVKKLDEGMKGTMADYQIGMVSETPLMDVYPYSAEPNDKPEFDPSKA; encoded by the coding sequence ATGGCAATGCATACATGGTTTGAGTGCAAAATCCGTTATGAGAAAGTAATGGAAAACGGAATGCAGAAGAAAGTAACTGAACCTTATCTTGTTGATGCACTCAGCTTTACAGAAGCAGAAGCACGGATTATCGAAGAAATGACTCCGTTTATCTCCGGAGAATTTACCGTTTCGGACATCAAACGTGCCAACTATAGCGAACTATTCCCCAGTGACGAAGAAAGTGCCGACCGCTGGTTCAAATGCAAACTTATTTTTATCACGCTCGATGAAAAAAGCGGTGCGGAAAAAAAGACTTCCACTCAAGTATTGGTACAAGCTGCCGACTTGCGTGATGCAGTGAAAAAGCTGGATGAAGGAATGAAAGGAACCATGGCAGATTATCAGATCGGTATGGTATCCGAAACTCCGCTCATGGATGTATATCCTTACAGCGCCGAACCGAATGACAAACCGGAGTTTGATCCGTCAAAAGCATAA
- a CDS encoding PhoH family protein: MGTKKNFVLDTNVILHDYNCLKNFQENDIYLPLVVLEELDKFKKGNEQINFNAREFVRELDVLTSDELFSDGVKLGEGLGRLFVVTSNVPATKVWESFPIKKPDHLILAATEYLTDKYPKMKSILVTKDVNLRMKARSIGLLCEDYITDKVVNVDVFEKSNEIFENVDPALIDRIYSSKEGIDLSEFDFKDLIHPNECFVLKSDRNSVLARYNPFTHSIIRVMKGKNYGIEPRNAEQSFAFEILNDPNIKLVALTGKAGTGKTLLALAAALGKLTDYKQILLARPVVALSNKDIGFLPGDAQEKVAPYMQPLFDNLNVIKRQFAANSTEVKRIEDMQKSEQLVIEALAFIRGRSLSEMYCIIDEAQNLTPNEIKTIITRAGEGTKMVFTGDIQQIDQPYLDSQSNGLVYMIDRMKDQNIFAHVNLLKGERSELSELASNLL, encoded by the coding sequence ATGGGAACTAAGAAAAATTTTGTGTTAGACACAAATGTTATTCTTCACGACTACAATTGCTTGAAGAATTTTCAGGAAAATGATATTTACCTCCCTCTTGTTGTACTCGAAGAACTGGATAAGTTCAAAAAAGGAAACGAACAGATTAACTTCAATGCTCGTGAGTTCGTACGCGAATTGGATGTATTGACTAGCGACGAGCTTTTCTCCGACGGGGTGAAACTTGGCGAAGGATTAGGACGCCTGTTTGTCGTGACAAGCAATGTGCCGGCTACCAAAGTTTGGGAATCGTTTCCAATAAAGAAACCTGACCATCTGATTCTGGCGGCAACCGAATATCTGACCGACAAATATCCGAAAATGAAGTCTATCTTAGTGACCAAGGATGTGAATCTACGTATGAAAGCTCGTTCAATCGGTCTGCTTTGCGAAGATTATATTACGGATAAGGTGGTGAATGTAGATGTGTTCGAGAAATCCAATGAGATTTTTGAAAATGTAGATCCTGCATTGATCGACCGCATTTATTCTTCTAAAGAAGGTATTGACTTGAGTGAATTCGACTTTAAGGATTTGATTCATCCCAATGAATGTTTTGTGTTGAAGAGTGATAGGAACAGTGTATTGGCACGCTACAATCCTTTTACCCATTCTATTATCCGTGTGATGAAAGGGAAGAACTATGGAATCGAACCCCGGAATGCGGAACAGAGTTTTGCTTTTGAAATTTTGAATGATCCGAATATCAAACTGGTGGCTCTGACAGGAAAAGCGGGAACTGGTAAGACATTGCTGGCTTTGGCTGCCGCGTTGGGTAAACTGACCGACTACAAACAGATTTTGCTGGCACGTCCTGTTGTAGCGCTTTCTAACAAAGACATCGGTTTCCTTCCGGGAGATGCACAAGAGAAAGTAGCTCCTTATATGCAGCCATTATTTGATAACCTGAACGTGATAAAGCGTCAGTTTGCAGCAAACTCTACTGAAGTGAAGCGGATAGAAGATATGCAGAAAAGCGAACAGCTGGTGATTGAAGCTTTGGCCTTTATCAGGGGACGTAGTTTGAGCGAGATGTATTGCATCATTGATGAAGCGCAGAACCTGACGCCGAATGAAATAAAGACAATCATCACCCGTGCGGGCGAAGGTACGAAAATGGTGTTTACGGGAGATATCCAACAGATTGACCAACCTTATCTGGACAGTCAGTCCAATGGTCTGGTATATATGATTGATCGTATGAAAGATCAGAATATCTTTGCACACGTTAATCTGCTGAAAGGTGAACGAAGTGAATTGAGTGAGTTGGCAAGTAACCTGCTGTAA
- a CDS encoding DUF3078 domain-containing protein, with protein sequence MNKMKTLFITLLCMGAGTLSAQTADSTQTSPWTKEGFAGLKLTQVSLTNWAAGGDNSVAFDLQGTYQINYKKGKHLWNNRIELAYGLNKTGDDGTRKANDKIYLNTNYGYAIAKSWYASAFATFQTQFSPGYDYSVNKDVAISEFMAPAYLTTGLGFTYDPGKIFTVVLSPAAWRGTFVLNDRLSDEGAYGVDPGKHLLSSFGANLKGEAKYEFLKNMTVYSRLDLYSDYLHKPLNIDVNWEVQINMIINKWFSTTLTTNLMYDDDVKIVQKDGTKGSRVQFKEILGVGVQFNF encoded by the coding sequence ATGAACAAGATGAAAACTCTATTCATCACCCTGCTATGTATGGGTGCTGGAACCTTGTCGGCTCAAACTGCCGATAGTACACAAACTTCTCCCTGGACAAAAGAAGGATTTGCCGGACTGAAACTGACACAGGTGAGCCTGACCAACTGGGCTGCCGGAGGTGATAACTCTGTCGCTTTTGACTTGCAGGGCACTTATCAGATTAATTATAAAAAAGGAAAACATCTGTGGAATAATCGTATCGAACTGGCTTATGGATTGAATAAGACCGGTGACGACGGAACCAGGAAGGCTAATGATAAAATTTATTTGAATACGAATTATGGCTATGCTATTGCCAAAAGTTGGTATGCCAGCGCATTCGCCACTTTCCAGACGCAGTTCTCTCCCGGATATGACTATTCTGTCAATAAGGATGTTGCTATCTCCGAATTTATGGCTCCCGCTTATTTGACTACCGGTTTGGGATTTACCTATGATCCGGGTAAGATATTTACCGTTGTACTGTCTCCTGCTGCGTGGCGCGGAACATTTGTTCTTAATGACCGTCTCTCGGACGAAGGAGCTTATGGAGTGGATCCGGGCAAACACCTGTTATCCAGTTTCGGCGCTAACTTGAAAGGAGAAGCTAAGTATGAATTTTTGAAGAATATGACGGTATATTCGCGTTTGGATCTATATTCCGATTATCTGCACAAGCCATTGAACATAGATGTGAACTGGGAAGTGCAAATAAATATGATTATCAATAAATGGTTTTCAACCACGCTCACTACTAACCTGATGTATGACGATGATGTGAAGATTGTACAAAAGGATGGCACCAAAGGATCTCGTGTGCAATTTAAAGAGATCTTGGGAGTGGGTGTTCAGTTCAATTTTTAA
- the tpx gene encoding thiol peroxidase → MATTNFKGQPVKLIGEFIQVGKVAPDFELVKTDLSSFSLKDLNGKNVILNIFPSLDTSVCATSVRKFNKMAAGLKDTVVLAISKDLPFAHGRFCTTEGIENVIPLSDFRFSDFDESYGVRMADGPLAGLLARAVIVIGKDGKIAYTELVPEITQEPDYDKALAAVK, encoded by the coding sequence ATGGCAACAACAAATTTCAAAGGACAACCGGTGAAACTAATCGGTGAATTTATACAAGTTGGTAAGGTAGCTCCTGATTTCGAGCTGGTAAAAACAGATTTATCTTCTTTCTCTCTGAAAGATTTGAATGGTAAAAATGTGATTTTAAATATTTTCCCCAGCCTGGATACCAGCGTATGTGCAACTTCTGTACGTAAGTTTAATAAGATGGCTGCCGGACTGAAAGATACGGTAGTATTGGCTATCTCTAAGGATCTTCCTTTTGCGCACGGTCGTTTCTGTACTACAGAAGGTATTGAAAATGTAATTCCATTGTCTGATTTCCGCTTCTCTGATTTCGACGAAAGCTATGGAGTGCGTATGGCAGACGGTCCGTTGGCAGGACTTTTGGCTCGTGCGGTAATTGTGATTGGTAAGGATGGCAAGATTGCTTATACGGAACTTGTTCCTGAAATCACCCAGGAGCCTGACTATGATAAGGCTTTGGCAGCTGTAAAGTAA
- a CDS encoding tetratricopeptide repeat protein, producing MGRKNSPSAKKELATLITNYEEAKAENRQLYLDADQLADIADWYASERKFEEAQEVITYGLKIHPGNTDLLIEQAYLYLDTQKLQKAKKVADSINEDFDSEVKLLKAELLLNGGKLEEAQWLLSTIADADELETIIDVVFLYLDMGYPDAAKEWLDRGKSRYAEDEEYMALTADYLASTHQVESAIIYYNKLIDKSPFNPSYWMGLVKCYFVQEQIDKAIEACDFALAADDQYGEAYAYKAHCFFYLNNSDDAIENYQKAIELKSIPPELGYMFMGISYGNKEEWQKADDYYDKVIARFEEDGDRQSVLLIDTYTSKAFALSHLERYEEAHQLCEKAKEINPTEGLIYLTEGKLYLAEELEDEAALSFEKAIEINSNIEMWYMIASAYSESDYLIEAKEYFEKVHQMNPKYEDVTEKLSVLCLMHGEIDNFFKYNKECEHPLEEDMILDLLNSPEHREEDERTLKEVWERMKKENKKKKKGKK from the coding sequence ATGGGTAGAAAAAATTCACCATCAGCCAAAAAGGAACTAGCCACACTAATCACAAACTACGAAGAAGCAAAAGCAGAAAACCGACAACTTTATCTGGATGCTGACCAACTGGCCGACATCGCTGACTGGTATGCCTCCGAACGAAAATTTGAAGAAGCACAAGAAGTGATCACTTACGGACTTAAAATACATCCGGGAAATACAGATTTGCTCATCGAACAAGCTTATCTTTACCTGGACACCCAAAAACTGCAAAAAGCAAAGAAAGTAGCAGATTCAATCAACGAAGATTTTGACTCGGAAGTGAAACTGCTGAAAGCCGAACTATTGCTGAATGGAGGAAAACTGGAAGAAGCCCAATGGTTACTAAGTACGATAGCGGATGCCGACGAACTGGAAACAATCATTGATGTCGTATTTCTCTATCTGGACATGGGATACCCGGACGCAGCCAAAGAATGGCTCGACCGAGGTAAATCGCGTTATGCCGAAGATGAAGAATATATGGCCCTCACAGCCGATTATCTGGCATCGACCCACCAAGTAGAATCAGCCATCATCTATTACAACAAACTCATCGACAAATCCCCTTTCAACCCTTCCTACTGGATGGGACTGGTGAAATGTTACTTTGTACAGGAACAGATAGACAAAGCCATCGAAGCCTGTGATTTTGCATTGGCAGCCGACGATCAGTATGGAGAAGCCTACGCTTATAAAGCGCATTGTTTTTTCTATCTGAACAATTCGGATGATGCCATCGAGAATTACCAAAAAGCGATCGAACTTAAATCCATCCCCCCCGAACTGGGTTATATGTTTATGGGAATATCCTACGGCAATAAAGAAGAATGGCAGAAAGCCGATGACTATTACGACAAAGTAATCGCACGTTTTGAAGAAGACGGAGACAGACAGTCTGTTCTATTAATAGACACATATACCAGCAAAGCCTTCGCCCTGTCTCATCTGGAAAGATATGAAGAAGCACATCAGCTCTGCGAGAAAGCCAAAGAGATAAACCCGACTGAAGGATTGATTTATCTGACAGAGGGAAAACTATACCTGGCAGAAGAACTGGAAGATGAAGCAGCCTTGTCTTTCGAAAAAGCGATAGAGATTAACTCTAACATAGAAATGTGGTATATGATCGCCTCTGCTTATTCGGAAAGTGACTATCTGATAGAAGCCAAAGAATACTTTGAAAAAGTACACCAGATGAATCCGAAATACGAAGATGTGACGGAGAAATTGAGTGTACTTTGCCTCATGCACGGTGAAATCGACAACTTCTTTAAATACAACAAAGAATGTGAGCATCCACTGGAAGAAGATATGATTCTGGATCTGTTAAATAGTCCCGAACATAGGGAGGAAGATGAAAGAACTCTCAAAGAAGTGTGGGAACGCATGAAAAAAGAGAATAAGAAAAAGAAGAAAGGAAAAAAATAA
- a CDS encoding DUF805 domain-containing protein: MFKAPFSFDGRIRRIEYFLSGIIGGVVSSIAWALGVGTFILGAASGSAGGSVFGLLIGLAAMIASIWFSLAQGVKRLHDLNKSGWLILLCCVPIVGWIFALYMLFADGTVGPNPYGADPKNRMPYQAQPASVNVTVNVSREDVKVEKPVEAAPAPAEAPVEEDKEKAE; this comes from the coding sequence ATGTTCAAAGCTCCTTTTTCATTTGACGGTCGTATTCGTAGAATCGAGTATTTTTTGTCAGGCATTATCGGTGGTGTAGTTTCTAGTATTGCATGGGCACTTGGGGTAGGTACATTTATTTTGGGTGCTGCCAGCGGATCGGCCGGGGGATCAGTATTTGGTTTATTGATTGGTCTTGCTGCTATGATTGCATCTATCTGGTTCTCTTTGGCACAGGGTGTGAAACGTCTGCACGACTTAAACAAATCCGGTTGGCTGATTTTGTTGTGCTGTGTTCCTATCGTTGGTTGGATTTTCGCATTGTACATGCTGTTTGCAGATGGCACGGTAGGTCCTAATCCTTACGGGGCAGATCCGAAAAACCGTATGCCGTATCAGGCACAGCCTGCTTCTGTAAACGTGACTGTGAATGTTTCAAGAGAAGATGTAAAGGTTGAAAAGCCGGTAGAAGCTGCTCCTGCACCTGCGGAAGCGCCTGTGGAAGAAGATAAAGAAAAAGCTGAATAA
- a CDS encoding bifunctional folylpolyglutamate synthase/dihydrofolate synthase produces the protein MDYQNTLKYLYESAPMFQQIGSKAYKPGLETTHKLDEHFGHPHQQFKTIHIAGTNGKGSCSHTIAAVLQSAGYRVGLFTSPHLVDFRERIRINGEMMPEEYVVNFVEEHRSFFEPLHPSFFELTTAMAFRYFADQKVDVAVIEVGMGGRLDCTNIIHPDLCVITNISFDHMQYLGNTLTKIAKEKAGIIKEGVPVVIGRAKGSVKRVFTMKAKEMNAPINYAESILPYNPTDWLPYPEMQALRKRLDNVLQDLIKETHQSSESAQESKEILLFLHPADSIKALDKILDKRKDAIRIVNEMFPAGLFMELSGLCQHENILTILSALDELTKIGYRICPQDYLNGFADVCKLTGLMGRWQKVHSYPDIICDTGHNVDGIKYVCGHLDFLHQKFNQKLHIVFGMVNDKDISSVLQELPKDATYYFTKASVKRALPENELLALAQKAGLKGTTYPTVVEAVQAAKKNCPQKDLIFVGGSSFIVADLLANRDTLNLH, from the coding sequence ATGGACTATCAGAACACTTTAAAGTACTTATATGAGAGTGCGCCAATGTTTCAACAAATAGGAAGCAAAGCATATAAGCCAGGTTTAGAGACCACTCATAAATTAGACGAACATTTCGGGCATCCTCATCAACAATTCAAAACGATACATATCGCCGGAACCAATGGAAAAGGGTCCTGCTCACATACTATCGCAGCCGTATTACAGTCCGCCGGGTACCGGGTAGGCTTATTCACTTCCCCCCATTTGGTCGACTTCCGCGAACGTATCCGCATCAATGGAGAAATGATGCCGGAAGAATATGTAGTCAACTTCGTAGAAGAGCACCGCTCATTCTTCGAACCGCTCCATCCTTCGTTTTTTGAACTGACCACTGCCATGGCGTTCCGCTATTTTGCGGACCAAAAAGTAGACGTAGCCGTTATCGAAGTAGGAATGGGCGGACGCTTGGATTGCACCAACATCATTCACCCCGATTTATGTGTCATCACTAATATCAGTTTTGACCACATGCAATATCTAGGAAATACCCTGACAAAAATAGCCAAAGAAAAGGCAGGCATTATAAAAGAAGGGGTTCCGGTAGTCATTGGCAGAGCTAAAGGCAGCGTGAAACGTGTGTTCACCATGAAAGCCAAAGAAATGAATGCGCCTATCAACTATGCAGAATCCATTCTCCCGTACAATCCTACCGACTGGCTTCCCTATCCGGAAATGCAGGCATTAAGAAAACGTCTGGATAATGTCCTGCAAGACTTGATAAAAGAGACTCACCAATCATCTGAAAGTGCACAGGAATCCAAAGAAATATTGCTTTTCCTGCATCCGGCAGACAGCATTAAAGCATTAGACAAAATACTCGACAAGAGAAAAGATGCTATCCGAATTGTCAATGAAATGTTTCCTGCAGGTCTTTTTATGGAATTAAGCGGTCTCTGTCAACATGAAAATATTCTCACCATCCTGTCTGCTCTTGATGAGCTGACAAAAATAGGTTATCGTATCTGTCCTCAGGATTATCTCAATGGTTTTGCCGATGTATGCAAACTCACCGGGCTGATGGGACGCTGGCAGAAAGTGCACAGCTATCCGGATATCATCTGCGACACGGGACATAATGTGGATGGAATCAAATATGTCTGCGGGCATCTTGATTTCCTTCATCAGAAATTCAACCAGAAGCTGCACATCGTATTCGGCATGGTGAACGATAAAGATATCAGCAGTGTCTTGCAAGAGTTACCGAAAGATGCCACCTATTATTTTACCAAAGCAAGCGTGAAACGCGCACTCCCGGAAAATGAGCTATTGGCACTAGCCCAAAAAGCAGGCTTGAAAGGTACCACCTACCCCACTGTCGTAGAGGCCGTGCAGGCAGCAAAAAAGAACTGCCCCCAAAAAGATCTGATCTTTGTAGGAGGCAGCAGTTTTATTGTCGCAGATTTGTTAGCGAACCGCGATACACTCAATCTCCACTAA
- a CDS encoding YggS family pyridoxal phosphate-dependent enzyme: MSIADNLKQVLAELPQGVRLVAVSKFHPNEAIEEAYQAGQRIFGESKVQEMTAKYESLPKDIEWHFIGHLQTNKIKYMIPYVAMIHGIDSYKLLAEVNKQAVKAGRTVNCLLQIHVAQEETKFGFSPEECKEMLNAGEWKELAHVRICGLMGMASNTDRIEQINREFCSLNRLFNEIKTTWFTHSDTFCELSMGMSHDYHEAIAAGSTLVRVGSKIFGERNY, translated from the coding sequence ATGAGTATTGCTGACAATTTAAAGCAAGTACTGGCCGAACTCCCTCAAGGGGTCCGGCTGGTTGCTGTCTCAAAATTCCATCCCAATGAAGCAATAGAAGAAGCATATCAGGCGGGACAGCGTATTTTTGGAGAAAGCAAAGTGCAGGAAATGACAGCTAAATACGAAAGTTTGCCAAAAGATATCGAATGGCATTTTATCGGGCACCTGCAAACGAATAAAATCAAATACATGATACCATACGTAGCGATGATTCATGGAATTGATAGTTATAAACTGCTGGCCGAAGTCAACAAACAAGCTGTCAAGGCCGGACGTACTGTGAACTGCCTGTTGCAGATTCACGTTGCGCAGGAAGAAACCAAATTTGGTTTCAGTCCCGAAGAATGTAAAGAGATGCTGAATGCCGGAGAATGGAAAGAGTTGGCTCATGTGCGCATCTGCGGATTAATGGGTATGGCCAGCAACACCGATCGAATCGAACAAATCAACCGGGAGTTTTGTTCACTAAACAGACTCTTTAACGAGATAAAAACAACTTGGTTCACACACTCTGATACTTTCTGCGAACTATCAATGGGAATGTCACATGACTATCACGAAGCCATTGCCGCAGGAAGTACGCTGGTACGAGTAGGAAGCAAGATTTTCGGAGAAAGAAATTACTGA
- a CDS encoding RyR domain-containing protein: protein MKKYIPNPVDTGDIQLPKELEYLVEEMAKNVHEVWSRTRIEQGWTYGKKRDDALKQHPCLVPYEELPEEEKVYDRNSSVETLKLIMKLGFKISKDKE from the coding sequence ATGAAAAAGTATATTCCCAATCCGGTGGATACAGGAGATATCCAACTCCCGAAGGAGTTGGAATACTTGGTAGAAGAGATGGCTAAGAATGTTCATGAAGTCTGGTCGAGGACCAGAATAGAACAAGGTTGGACGTATGGAAAAAAGCGGGATGATGCATTGAAACAGCATCCGTGTTTGGTTCCGTATGAAGAATTGCCTGAAGAAGAAAAGGTGTATGACAGAAATTCTTCAGTGGAAACCTTGAAATTGATTATGAAACTTGGGTTCAAAATTTCGAAGGATAAGGAATAG
- a CDS encoding RidA family protein, which translates to MKKVISSEKAPGAIGPYSQAIEANGMVFVSGQLPIDAATGQMAEGIEGQARQSLENIKHILEEAGLTMGNIVKTTVFLQDMSLFAGMNGVYATYFDGAFPARSAVAVKALPKDALVEIECIAVR; encoded by the coding sequence ATGAAAAAAGTAATTAGCAGTGAGAAAGCTCCGGGGGCTATCGGCCCTTATAGTCAGGCGATAGAAGCCAATGGTATGGTATTTGTGTCCGGTCAGTTGCCTATTGATGCCGCTACGGGACAGATGGCTGAAGGGATAGAAGGACAGGCTCGCCAGTCGTTGGAGAATATCAAACACATTCTGGAAGAAGCAGGATTGACAATGGGAAACATTGTCAAAACTACTGTATTTCTTCAGGATATGTCCCTGTTTGCAGGGATGAATGGCGTATATGCCACGTATTTTGACGGAGCCTTTCCGGCACGTTCGGCGGTTGCCGTAAAAGCTCTGCCCAAGGATGCGTTAGTGGAGATTGAGTGTATCGCGGTTCGCTAA